A genome region from Glycine max cultivar Williams 82 chromosome 5, Glycine_max_v4.0, whole genome shotgun sequence includes the following:
- the LOC100788122 gene encoding BOI-related E3 ubiquitin-protein ligase 1 isoform X1, protein MAVQAQYPSNVLLLNSSRNGQEEHEYSSLQPQPGGVVLLNQPHMLYNINDNGSNNNNNNTNSRKRGREDPGVGNNTITAASNVIDQFSLQSQPPQLVHLSQLHNHHQQQNNVVSTGLRLSFDDQHFQQQQRLQLHQNESQQHRSHSSAFLSLLSQGLGSQIKQQRDEIDQLLHAQGEQLRRALAEKRQRHYRALLSAAEEAVARQLREKEAEVEMATRKNAELEARAAKLSVEAQVWQAKARAQEATAVSLQTKLQQTILSHGGEDPAVVGVSSAAVEGQAEDAESAYIDPDRVVAATAARPKCRGCAKRVASVVVLPCRHLCVCTECDAHFRACPVCLTPKNSTVEVFLS, encoded by the exons atgGCCGTTCAAGCTCAATATCCATCCAATGTCCTTCTTCTAAACAG CAGCAGAAACGGGCAAGAAGAGCATGAGTATTCTTCATTGCAACCACAACCAGGAGGAGTTGTACTCTTGAATCAGCCTCACATGTTATACAACATCAATGACAATGGAA gtaacaataacaacaacaataccAATTCTCGGAAGAGAGGTAGAGAAGACCCGGGTGTTGGCAACAACACAATCACTGCAGCTTCTAATGTTATCGATCAATTCTCTTTACAATCTCAGCCTCCGCAACTTGTTCATCTCTCTCAGCTCCACAATCACcaccaacaacaaaataatGTGGTGTCCACTGGCCTTCGCTTATCCTTCGATGACCAACactttcaacaacaacaaagactaCAACTTCATCAAAATGAATCTCAACAACATAGGTCCCACTCTTCTGCTTTCTTATCTCTATTATCCCAAGGCTTGGGTTCTCAAATCAAACAACAGCGCGATGAGATTGATCAATTGCTCCATGCCCAG ggagAGCAACTGCGGCGGGCATTGGCGGAGAAGAGGCAGAGACATTACCGCGCGCTGCTGAGCGCGGCGGAGGAGGCGGTGGCGCGACAGCTCAGAGAGAAGGAAGCGGAAGTGGAAATGGCCACGCGCAAGAACGCGGAGTTGGAAGCACGCGCGGCCAAGCTGAGCGTGGAGGCCCAGGTGTGGCAGGCTAAGGCCCGGGCCCAAGAGGCTACGGCAGTCTCCCTCCAGACCAAACTGCAGCAGACGATACTGTCCCACGGCGGCGAAGATCCTGCTGTCGTGGGCGTTTCATCTGCTGCTGTAGAGGGACAGGCGGAGGACGCGGAGTCCGCCTACATCGACCCCGACCGCGTGGTGGCTGCCACGGCGGCGCGTCCCAAATGCCGAGGGTGCGCAAAGCGCGTGGCCTCGGTGGTCGTTTTGCCGTGTCGGCACTTGTGCGTCTGTACAGAATGCGATGCGCATTTCCGAGCGTGCCCAGTTTGTCTCACCCCAAAGAATTCAACCGTTgaagtttttctctcttaa
- the LOC100788122 gene encoding BOI-related E3 ubiquitin-protein ligase 1 isoform X2: MAVQAQYPSNVLLLNSRNGQEEHEYSSLQPQPGGVVLLNQPHMLYNINDNGSNNNNNNTNSRKRGREDPGVGNNTITAASNVIDQFSLQSQPPQLVHLSQLHNHHQQQNNVVSTGLRLSFDDQHFQQQQRLQLHQNESQQHRSHSSAFLSLLSQGLGSQIKQQRDEIDQLLHAQGEQLRRALAEKRQRHYRALLSAAEEAVARQLREKEAEVEMATRKNAELEARAAKLSVEAQVWQAKARAQEATAVSLQTKLQQTILSHGGEDPAVVGVSSAAVEGQAEDAESAYIDPDRVVAATAARPKCRGCAKRVASVVVLPCRHLCVCTECDAHFRACPVCLTPKNSTVEVFLS, from the exons atgGCCGTTCAAGCTCAATATCCATCCAATGTCCTTCTTCTAAACAG CAGAAACGGGCAAGAAGAGCATGAGTATTCTTCATTGCAACCACAACCAGGAGGAGTTGTACTCTTGAATCAGCCTCACATGTTATACAACATCAATGACAATGGAA gtaacaataacaacaacaataccAATTCTCGGAAGAGAGGTAGAGAAGACCCGGGTGTTGGCAACAACACAATCACTGCAGCTTCTAATGTTATCGATCAATTCTCTTTACAATCTCAGCCTCCGCAACTTGTTCATCTCTCTCAGCTCCACAATCACcaccaacaacaaaataatGTGGTGTCCACTGGCCTTCGCTTATCCTTCGATGACCAACactttcaacaacaacaaagactaCAACTTCATCAAAATGAATCTCAACAACATAGGTCCCACTCTTCTGCTTTCTTATCTCTATTATCCCAAGGCTTGGGTTCTCAAATCAAACAACAGCGCGATGAGATTGATCAATTGCTCCATGCCCAG ggagAGCAACTGCGGCGGGCATTGGCGGAGAAGAGGCAGAGACATTACCGCGCGCTGCTGAGCGCGGCGGAGGAGGCGGTGGCGCGACAGCTCAGAGAGAAGGAAGCGGAAGTGGAAATGGCCACGCGCAAGAACGCGGAGTTGGAAGCACGCGCGGCCAAGCTGAGCGTGGAGGCCCAGGTGTGGCAGGCTAAGGCCCGGGCCCAAGAGGCTACGGCAGTCTCCCTCCAGACCAAACTGCAGCAGACGATACTGTCCCACGGCGGCGAAGATCCTGCTGTCGTGGGCGTTTCATCTGCTGCTGTAGAGGGACAGGCGGAGGACGCGGAGTCCGCCTACATCGACCCCGACCGCGTGGTGGCTGCCACGGCGGCGCGTCCCAAATGCCGAGGGTGCGCAAAGCGCGTGGCCTCGGTGGTCGTTTTGCCGTGTCGGCACTTGTGCGTCTGTACAGAATGCGATGCGCATTTCCGAGCGTGCCCAGTTTGTCTCACCCCAAAGAATTCAACCGTTgaagtttttctctcttaa